One genomic segment of Impatiens glandulifera chromosome 6, dImpGla2.1, whole genome shotgun sequence includes these proteins:
- the LOC124942485 gene encoding ras-related protein RABA6b-like — protein sequence MDGSFDEECDYLFKTVLIGDSAVGKSNLLSRFAKDEFHLDSKPTIGVEFAYRTVKISDKLIKVQIWDTAGQERFRAITSSYYRGALGALLVYDITRRSTFENLTKWLREIRGFSNTDMVVVLLGNKSDLVHLREVEIEEGQSLAKLENLCFMETSARENLNVESAFLQMVTRIHEVSSQKILEAKVANGLESKQIGEGKQIIKIDVDSEVSATKQISCCIQY from the exons atGGATGGATCATTCGATGAGGAATGCGATTATCTCTTTAAGACAGTACTAATAGGTGATTCTGCTGTGGGGAAATCGAATCTTCTTTCAAGATTTGCGAAAGATGAATTCCACTTGGACTCGAAGCCAACTATCGGTGTTGAATTTGCATACAGAACTGTGAAGATTTCAGATAAACTCATCAAAGTCCAGATATGGGATACTGCTGGTCAAGAAag gTTTCGGGCCATAACAAGTTCGTACTACCGGGGTGCATTGGGAGCTTTACTGGTATACGACATCACAAGAAGATCGACATTTGAGAACTTAACAAAATGGCTACGCGAAATCAGGGGTTTTAGCAACACGGACATGGTGGTTGTTCTTCTTGGGAATAAATCTGATTTAGTGCATTTGAGAGAAGTGGAGATCGAAGAGGGGCAGAGTTTAGCAAAGCTAGAGAATTTGTGCTTCATGGAGACATCTGCACGAGAAAATTTGAATGTAGAAAGTGCATTTCTTCAAATGGTTACGAGAATTCACGAGGTGAGTAGCCAAAAAATATTGGAAGCTAAAGTTGCTAACGGTTTGGAATCCAAACAAATTGGGGAGGGGAAACAGATAATCAAGATTGATGTTGATAGTGAAGTGTCGGCCACAAAACAAATTAGTTGTTGTATACAATATTAA